A stretch of DNA from Montipora capricornis isolate CH-2021 chromosome 1, ASM3666992v2, whole genome shotgun sequence:
aaatattgcAATAGACAAAGTTGGTTGCCCACACTAAttgcaaatattgttttttCAATATGTTTACGCAAACCGTCAATTCACACAACAGACTTGACACGTactgacaaaataaaataacgCAAGGACagacaaaattggagtttacaCATTTCAATGAAAGGACAGCTATGGACACAACcataaagaaaaaacagaatcCTTTCATGCCTCGTCGGATTTCGCAAAGCCAAAGTGTAGCTGCAGCCAACTTGGCTGCCGACACCAAGGTTAGATTGGGATATTTGTTTCCTCGCGTAAGGCAGCCTTAGCGCGTGCTTCTCGAAGGAAGCAGTCGTTGCGCGCGTGATGAAGGGAAAGGGACGGCTCTAAGTCTGTCAATTGCAACACTTGGTTACTTTCGCAGTTTGTTTCGCGAAGAAAAAGGGTCTCCATGAATATCATACGCTGTCGTTTTATTTCAAACTTACATACATAAATCTCTAAAGACTACTGGTATATAACAATGTCAAAGAGGGACCCCCTGACGTCAAGTTTTGTGGCCTCTTCACCCTCCCTAGTCTCATTTCTAGCTCACCACAAGTCAATATCCGGACTGCGTAACTGAAGCAGGTCCTCTCACCAAACATGTAAACACGATTGcagttttcgtttgaggccgggtCTAGCGAGTGAAATTCTCCGCCTAAAATTTCTAGGCGGCCATCTGTACTCCTTTCTTGATTCCTTCTGAAGAAGGTAGCTTGCCCTAAATGGCACTAAATTATTTAATACACCTTGAGAAATGGATCTTGTTAAAAAACGGAATTCCGAATATAGTGCTCTCGATTAGCAGCCCCTCACAACCTaatataaaaaggaaaacatatcAGAGCCAATATAATACTTTTCCTGATTGGATAACGGGAAACGGAGATCCTCCGAAGCCAGCAGCACTGGTTCCCCGGATGGGGTATTTACTTCAGTTGGTATTGGTGAACTGTCTGAAGCACAAAGATGCAGTGGTACCGCCGAAACCAAACGAGTTTGTTAGCGCCGTTCTCGGCTCTGGTGCATTAAGTTGCTGGGATCTTAGTGGCACGTAATTCAAGTCAAACTCTTCTTCTGAATCCACGCCATGCAAGTTCAATGTGGGAGGAACTAAACCCTGTAAGAAAGGGAACTGTTTGCACCACGACCATCATCTTTACCATTGACGATCATCATTATCAGATACCGCTTAACAGCGCGTTTGCAAAAACGAGTCTTCTTAAATGCGTTTTACAACGATGTGCAAAAATCAAAAGCCAGGGCCGGTTACTCACTGAAAACGGTGAGTAGGTTCTTCATGGTCCAGTATTTTGAGACCGCACCTAAAGCTTACCGTCTTTAACTAAAACGGCTCCCAAGGATAATCACTTGAACACGTGGTTTACACTTTCTCCTAAGTTAAACCCTTAAGTGTCTGATCAGGCCGAATTTCAACCACCGAAAGGTGGTCCGATGTACTAATAGCCGAACTAACAGGTCTGCAAAGTTCTTTTGATTTCGGGACTGTATAAACTTTGTTTTGACCCAAAACATTTAAACCAAGCGATCATCACAAATATTGTACCAAAAGCAAACCTGGAAGGTACCAAAGTGGAGTTACGGAACGTACCTCCGCGACGCTTAGGACGGAAAATATGGCTTCCACTGCACCTGCGGCACCAAGCAAATGACCGGTAGCTCCTGAAAACAAATACATTGTAATTCAACTTGTTCTCTTTGGCTCACTTCAAAAGCTGTGAAGATGACTTAAAACAGTGAATTCGATTCGCCTTTTGTAAGGTACAGCGTCTAAACAGGACCTATATAACGGAGCGGTTTCGGGACTTATTTCTCCTGAGTATTCTACAAACGCAACACCGTAAAAAGTGCGTTTCATGATAATGACAAAGAACCATTTGGCCAACGCCaaggcaatgaatttttgttaGCATTTGATGTGCTCCATGTTTCAAGTTATTTTGATTTGGAATACTCTGGTCTGAAAAAAAGAAGCCATTATTTTCGAGAACGTCATTTCATCTCATAGTATAAATCGTGTTAGAGAATTGATCAACTCGCTATCTCATGGATCGCTTCCTTGCGAGATAATTTTTACCTTTTGTAGATGATATCTGAACGTTTTTGGCGTGGCTCCCAAGCAATGTTTTTATCGCATTGTTTTCGCCAGCATCTCCTGTTAATCATAAACgtaacaaagaaaagaaatttccattttgtttttagGTTCTATTTCATTAACTGTCTTTATAAGTAAGGGTTAGACAATGAACGAGAGTATGCTATGTGATGCACAGATAGAAGGGATTTCAAccaccctccgtgatctagtcggatgttCTAACCACTGCGCGACTGGAGACTCTGGCGAgtaagggtgaaatgtgggtattgactaGAACTGCATCAAGCAGCCACACAGTCAAATTTCAGATTACCACGTaagaggaaaggaactttattcaagtgtctagtcttctcgcGCTGGAGCACTACTTGGGGACACTGTCAACTGGAatcaacaaatcaaatcaaatcaaatcaaatgttggtttttgaggagaagggaaaaccggagaaccggaagaaaaacttctcggtgcagGGTAGGGAACCAAGAAATTCAACTCACGTACAtttatgacgccgagtctgggaatactatcaccactgcgccatccctgcacgtatgcctcataactgcatcgcatCGTCACATTACGGCATATCGGCGATAACACCTCGATAACTGCATCACCCAGTCACACTAAGGCATATCAAGGATGTAACCAACCGACCACCGAAGCGAGCAATATAAGAAATACTACATGAAAGATTTTATGTATCAaatggaaactcggaaaaatgtgagccccagatgggatttgaagcGACGACGATTTCTCAAATGTTCAATCTTACCAATGGGCGTAGATGTGGCGTGCGCGTTAATATAATGGATGTCCTGTGGTACGAGTCTCGCATCCCTAAGAGCATTTTTCATAGCTAAATATGCTCCATACCCTCCCTCTGACGGGGCAGTGATATGAAAAGCGTCACCTGTAACAACAAAAAGAGGAAGCCGTATGATAATCAAAGGCTCCTTTTCACAGCTCTAAGAAGATGGCGCAAGGCATCGTACCGAAACACTCAAAAACTTAATAAAGCACTTTACGAATACAACTGATACCTGAAAGTCCGTATCCAATAATTTCAGCGTAAATCTTGGCACCACGACTAACCGCATGTTCGTATTCCTGtagaaaaatattcaaaccaaagTGTGAAGTGAAAACTCACTTGATGTGCACAAAGATGACTCATGTGGCATAATGCAGACGCTGCCTCAGTAAACTTTCTTTCCACGTAAGAAAATCACTAACAGTGTTTCCCGCTTTAGATGTTTTTGGACCTGAACGCCTCCCTAAGCAAcagttgtttgtttttcttcctgcATTATGAAATAATTAAATAGCAATTGTCCTGCGTTTGGCACTGGTTAAGCGCTTTCCCGCGTTTGCCAACAGCAATTAGCACCGGACCAACATTTCCCCGCGCACTATGTCCCTCTTTTCCCTCTCTTGGCCCTGGATGAATATTTTCCGGTGCTTATAAACAACTGGACTAAGTCCTTCTCTTGGCACTGGTTAAACACTTTCCCGCGCTCGCCACCTATTGGACAACTTCCCGTACTTTGCAGCGGACGAATATTTTCCCGTGGTTATCAACGATTGCCGGTTGAACGGTTTCCCGCGCTTATATAGCATGGGCGATTCATTTTTCCGCTCTTGACACAAGGTGACAAAGTTGGCCAATTTCTGTTCGTAAAATGGCTTATTCTGCCTTCTGGCAGTGCTTGTAAAAATCGCTCCTTCCCCTCGAAGTTCTGCTCAAGTTCTGCGTCATCCTCCAAAGATTTTTCGGCCGTTTTGACTGTAAGTATTTTCTAACCTCTGGATGGAAGCTTGGGCATAGCCCCATATGCCACTAGGATGCACAGGCAAATCACAATACCACTCCATTACATTGCACATGGATGTATTaagttctcttctttttttttttactgcacAGCATCAGCGCTGTTGATTCCCTTCAAATTGAGCTAGAAAAAGCCCCCTTAAATATCTCTCATTCTTTTCGAGATTCTGCTGGCAAAATTTATGCAACTTTACCGAGTGACATTTTGCCATGCGCATGGCTCCGTTTGAGTAATTTACGTAACACGTCACCCACTCCTATTTCTGAACTGATTTTAATTAACATAAGAAATTGCTATCCATCTCCTTACAAGTTTTTGTCAACGTTAGTTTACGTTactcccaaataaatttcatctctACTCGAAAACAAGTTCGTACCTCTAAAACCAGAATTCCAGCCCCTTCACCCATGACAAATCCTGATCTCTGATTATCAAAGGGTCGCGATGCTTCTTGGGGATGGTCATTGAATTTGGTGGTCAGCGCACGCATTCTGTGCTCAAGAATAACAAGCACAAACAGCAACGTTAACTTCGTATTGCTTTTCATTGGTCATTGGTACAAGTGCTCACATAAAATT
This window harbors:
- the LOC138044713 gene encoding uncharacterized protein isoform X1 gives rise to the protein MKATGEKNLSWTREALTESLFGVVATHEAFEDCKWRPTDQYQRERAGVSIGMATTGVRDTQEAGDVLNKQGYRRLSTFYVPRVLLNMPAGFISITFGLQGPNHAVCTACAAGAHAIGDAFRIIRYGDADVMVAGGVEACISPLAMAGFCKMRALTTKFNDHPQEASRPFDNQRSGFVMGEGAGILVLEEYEHAVSRGAKIYAEIIGYGLSGDAFHITAPSEGGYGAYLAMKNALRDARLVPQDIHYINAHATSTPIGDAGENNAIKTLLGSHAKNVQISSTKGATGHLLGAAGAVEAIFSVLSVAEGLVPPTLNLHGVDSEEEFDLNYVPLRSQQLNAPEPRTALTNSFGFGGTTASLCFRQFTNTN